One genomic segment of Ignavibacteriota bacterium includes these proteins:
- a CDS encoding FtsX-like permease family protein, with the protein MAVPFKYMIKNFKTRKLTTIITITGIALVVFVFAAVLMMAFGVEKTLVATGEKDNVKVQRKSSQGEISSLIDGDTQNIIKSLPHVAKNSEGKLLISEEPVLIINLEIKDGGMSNITLRGVSQVVKDLRPQVKIIEGKMFNPNLRELIVGISISNKFDGAQIGSELKIAGAMWKIVGTFEANGSGFESELWGDASQLLNAFNRGNTVSTITLKLDNENNFEKFKHSFFTDKRLLQFEVMSEQRFFEMQSEILATFIRILGTFITIIFSFGAIIGAAITMYAAVSNRTIEIGTMRSLGFSRRSILTVFVTESLLIAIISATIGLFFASFLQFLTISTLNWNSFADLSFSFALNPQIIISCFIFAISMGFVGGIFPAFRAAKLNIVSALRGN; encoded by the coding sequence ATGGCTGTTCCATTTAAATATATGATAAAAAATTTCAAGACTAGAAAACTTACAACAATTATAACTATTACCGGTATTGCGCTTGTGGTATTTGTATTTGCCGCAGTTTTGATGATGGCATTTGGTGTTGAAAAAACTTTAGTTGCAACCGGTGAAAAAGATAATGTTAAAGTTCAAAGAAAATCTTCACAAGGAGAAATTTCAAGTTTAATTGATGGTGATACGCAAAATATAATTAAATCACTTCCTCACGTTGCTAAAAACTCCGAAGGTAAATTGTTAATTTCTGAAGAACCGGTTTTAATAATAAATTTAGAAATTAAAGATGGCGGAATGAGCAATATTACTTTGCGAGGAGTTTCGCAAGTTGTTAAAGATTTGCGTCCTCAAGTAAAAATAATTGAAGGAAAAATGTTCAATCCAAATTTACGGGAATTAATTGTTGGGATATCTATTTCCAATAAATTTGACGGAGCACAAATTGGCAGTGAATTAAAAATTGCCGGAGCAATGTGGAAAATTGTGGGAACTTTTGAAGCAAACGGAAGCGGATTTGAATCAGAACTTTGGGGTGATGCATCACAACTTTTAAATGCTTTTAATAGAGGGAATACAGTTTCTACAATTACTTTAAAATTAGATAATGAAAATAATTTTGAAAAATTCAAACATTCATTTTTTACAGATAAAAGATTGCTACAATTTGAAGTTATGTCTGAGCAAAGATTTTTCGAAATGCAATCAGAAATTTTAGCAACATTTATTAGAATTCTCGGAACATTCATTACAATAATTTTCAGCTTTGGAGCAATTATTGGAGCAGCTATTACAATGTATGCAGCAGTTTCAAATCGTACAATAGAGATTGGAACAATGCGCTCATTAGGATTTAGCAGAAGAAGTATTTTAACAGTTTTCGTTACTGAATCATTATTGATTGCAATTATTAGCGCAACAATTGGATTATTCTTTGCATCATTTTTGCAATTTTTAACAATTTCAACTTTAAACTGGAATTCTTTTGCAGATTTATCATTCTCTTTTGCGTTAAATCCGCAAATAATTATTTCATGTTTTATTTTTGCAATTTCAATGGGATTTGTTGGCGGAATTTTCCCAGCGTTTAGAGCCGCAAAATTAAATATTGTAAGTGCTTTGAGAGGAAATTAG
- a CDS encoding glycerol kinase: MEYLSTTALANELDIKSSELFDKLKSLGFMERKDEKWVLTEFGRQKGGQMRNNPKFGEYIVWPENLSINNGQEFEKPKLLNATTIGKHFDISSQRLNLILSELGWIEKNIAGWRITRLGKDLGGKQCEHESSGGSYVLWPDNILSNKNLNNVFKEVTLPEHTTVQTNKVLSESNNDNFREKFPAKFRTKDGHFVRSRAEVIIDNALYDYNLAHAYERKLPIEEELYPDFYLPNGKVFIEFWGLEEDPKYAERKKAKIEIYKKYDFNLIELNDSDISNLDDHLPKKLLKYSIKVY, from the coding sequence ATGGAATATCTTTCAACTACTGCACTTGCAAATGAACTTGATATTAAATCAAGTGAATTGTTTGATAAACTTAAAAGTCTTGGTTTTATGGAAAGAAAAGACGAAAAGTGGGTTTTAACTGAATTTGGGAGACAAAAAGGCGGTCAAATGCGAAATAATCCAAAGTTTGGAGAATACATAGTTTGGCCTGAGAATTTATCCATCAACAATGGACAAGAATTTGAAAAACCAAAACTTTTGAATGCAACAACAATTGGCAAACACTTCGACATTTCATCTCAACGATTGAATCTGATATTATCAGAATTAGGTTGGATAGAAAAAAATATTGCTGGATGGAGAATAACAAGACTTGGTAAAGATTTAGGGGGTAAACAATGTGAACATGAATCATCGGGTGGATCATATGTATTATGGCCTGATAATATTTTATCCAACAAAAATCTAAATAATGTTTTTAAAGAAGTTACATTGCCTGAACATACGACAGTGCAAACAAATAAAGTACTATCAGAATCAAATAACGATAATTTTAGAGAGAAGTTCCCAGCTAAATTTAGAACTAAAGACGGTCATTTTGTCCGTTCAAGAGCTGAAGTTATTATTGATAACGCTTTGTATGATTATAATTTAGCCCATGCATATGAGCGAAAATTACCAATTGAAGAAGAATTATACCCTGACTTTTATTTACCAAATGGTAAAGTTTTTATTGAGTTCTGGGGATTGGAAGAAGATCCCAAATATGCTGAAAGGAAAAAAGCAAAAATAGAAATCTACAAGAAATATGATTTTAATTTAATTGAACTCAATGATAGTGACATTTCGAATCTTGACGATCATTTACCAAAAAAATTATTAAAGTATAGTATCAAAGTATATTGA
- a CDS encoding ABC transporter ATP-binding protein, producing MSDIIEVKKLSKSYWRNSLEIPVLNELSLNVKEGEFLALMGPSGSGKTTLLNIIAGIDRPTNGSVTVANTDIAKLSESALAKWRSSNVGFIFQFYNLIPVLTAFENVELPLLLTKLSKAERKKHVETALTIVGLGDRIHHYPKQLSGGQEQRVAIARAIVTDPSLLVADEPTGDLDKNSANEILILMDRLNKEFNKTIVMVTHDPHAAEKAKRLLHLEKGELSSNEKN from the coding sequence ATGTCAGATATCATTGAAGTAAAAAAATTATCTAAATCTTATTGGAGAAACAGTTTAGAAATTCCCGTGTTAAATGAACTTTCCTTAAATGTTAAAGAAGGAGAATTTTTAGCACTTATGGGTCCTTCCGGCTCCGGTAAAACTACTTTGTTAAATATAATTGCCGGAATTGATAGACCAACAAACGGAAGTGTAACTGTTGCGAATACTGATATTGCAAAACTAAGTGAATCGGCTTTGGCAAAATGGCGATCTTCAAATGTTGGATTTATTTTTCAATTCTATAATTTAATTCCTGTTTTAACAGCTTTTGAAAATGTTGAACTTCCATTGCTTCTAACAAAACTTTCCAAAGCGGAAAGAAAGAAACATGTGGAAACTGCTCTTACAATTGTGGGACTTGGCGATAGAATTCATCATTATCCAAAACAACTTTCCGGCGGTCAAGAACAGCGTGTTGCTATTGCACGTGCAATAGTTACGGATCCTTCACTTCTTGTTGCAGATGAACCAACTGGTGATCTTGATAAAAATTCCGCAAATGAAATTTTAATTTTGATGGATCGATTAAACAAAGAATTCAATAAAACAATTGTGATGGTAACACATGACCCGCATGCTGCAGAAAAAGCAAAAAGATTATTGCATCTTGAAAAAGGTGAATTATCCTCAAACGAAAAAAATTAG
- a CDS encoding ABC transporter permease, with protein MKVLKLIFKNALRHKLRSILTISGIAIAIIAFGLLRTVVTIWDSSVDAASANRLITRQAISFIYPLPNAHKDKILSVPGVTKITGANWFGGVYKNKDNFFARMAVDDNYFELFPEFIISKNELDDYKKNRNSCIIGSQIANQYKIKVGDQMVLEGDIYPGRWEFEVKGIYKPRDKNTDATQMLFHSTYLNERMLVESPTRANETGWYIIQVDDPKNSANISAKIDAQFKNSIAETKTETEKAFTQGFVSASGAIISAMNIMSFAIIGIIMLVLANTMIMAARERTREYAVLKTLGFSAKHLVGLILGESLLISFIGGGIGLFLTFPLVAGFEQAMPKGFFPFFYIEPITIIFAVIATLLVGIVSAIFPIQKSLSTKIVDGFRYVG; from the coding sequence ATGAAAGTATTAAAATTAATTTTCAAAAATGCATTAAGACATAAATTGCGATCAATTCTTACAATTTCCGGAATTGCAATAGCAATTATTGCTTTTGGATTATTGCGAACCGTTGTTACTATTTGGGATTCAAGCGTTGATGCAGCAAGCGCAAACAGATTAATTACACGGCAAGCAATTTCTTTTATCTATCCTTTACCCAATGCACATAAGGATAAAATCTTATCTGTTCCGGGAGTTACAAAAATTACCGGAGCAAATTGGTTTGGCGGAGTTTATAAGAATAAAGACAATTTCTTTGCACGAATGGCGGTTGATGATAATTATTTTGAACTCTTCCCGGAATTTATTATTTCCAAGAACGAACTGGATGATTACAAAAAAAATAGAAATTCATGTATTATCGGTTCTCAAATTGCAAATCAATATAAAATAAAAGTCGGCGATCAAATGGTTTTAGAGGGTGATATTTATCCCGGAAGATGGGAATTTGAAGTTAAGGGAATTTATAAACCACGAGATAAAAATACAGATGCAACGCAAATGTTATTTCACTCAACTTATTTAAATGAAAGAATGCTTGTTGAGAGTCCAACCAGAGCTAACGAAACCGGTTGGTATATTATTCAAGTTGATGATCCAAAAAATTCTGCAAATATTTCTGCAAAAATTGACGCACAATTTAAAAATTCAATTGCCGAAACTAAAACGGAAACCGAAAAAGCATTCACACAAGGATTTGTTTCAGCATCCGGAGCAATTATAAGTGCGATGAATATTATGTCATTTGCAATCATTGGAATCATAATGTTGGTTCTTGCAAACACAATGATAATGGCAGCAAGAGAAAGAACTCGAGAATATGCTGTTCTAAAAACTCTTGGATTTTCTGCAAAACATTTAGTTGGATTAATTCTTGGCGAATCTTTGCTCATTTCATTTATTGGCGGTGGCATTGGATTATTTCTAACATTTCCACTTGTTGCCGGATTTGAACAAGCAATGCCAAAGGGTTTTTTCCCGTTTTTCTATATCGAACCAATTACAATAATATTTGCAGTTATCGCAACATTATTAGTGGGAATTGTTTCAGCAATCTTCCCTATTCAAAAATCTTTAAGCACAAAAATTGTAGATGGATTTAGATATGTTGGATAA
- a CDS encoding efflux RND transporter periplasmic adaptor subunit, protein METQKADLSSLRIDRTKKNVNPELKGRNVRFIIYSILIIAILTGLYIGWKNLTSPEVEVKVTTAVLQSNAQSSAVLTASGYVVAQRKAAIASKGTGRLVYLGVVEGDQVKTNQIIARLEDNDIRAQYEQAKANLKLNEASLKEAENNFNREKKLNESKLSSEMALDLAESNYYKVLASIDVAKATLLAAEVAMENTIIRAPFDGTVLSKNADVGEIVAPFAASVNSKSAVVTIADMTSLQVEADVSESNIEKIEPNQECQITIDAYPNFNYAGYVAKIVPTADRGKATVMVKVGFKNYDRKVLPEMSAKVLFLREAMQNEIVEEKPSLVILKSAMRNENDQNVVFKIKDNKAYKVNVNTGKDFNEFIEILSGVEVGEEIIDNLNENIKEGIKVKINK, encoded by the coding sequence ATGGAAACACAAAAAGCTGATTTATCTTCATTAAGAATTGACAGAACAAAGAAAAATGTTAATCCGGAATTGAAAGGAAGAAACGTAAGATTTATAATTTACTCTATTTTAATAATTGCAATTTTAACCGGACTTTATATTGGCTGGAAAAATTTAACTTCTCCGGAAGTTGAAGTAAAAGTCACAACCGCAGTTTTACAGTCAAATGCTCAAAGCAGTGCCGTGCTTACCGCAAGCGGTTATGTAGTTGCTCAACGTAAAGCTGCAATTGCATCGAAAGGAACCGGAAGATTAGTTTATCTTGGAGTTGTTGAAGGAGATCAAGTAAAGACAAATCAAATTATTGCAAGATTAGAGGATAATGATATTAGAGCTCAATATGAACAAGCAAAAGCAAATTTAAAACTTAACGAAGCATCATTAAAGGAAGCTGAAAATAATTTTAATCGTGAAAAAAAATTAAACGAATCAAAATTATCAAGTGAAATGGCTTTAGATTTAGCCGAATCTAATTATTATAAAGTCTTGGCATCTATTGATGTTGCAAAAGCTACATTGCTTGCAGCAGAAGTTGCAATGGAAAATACAATAATCCGCGCTCCATTTGATGGAACTGTTTTAAGTAAAAATGCAGATGTCGGAGAAATAGTTGCTCCTTTTGCTGCAAGTGTAAATTCAAAATCTGCTGTTGTAACAATTGCTGATATGACTTCACTTCAAGTAGAAGCAGATGTTAGTGAATCTAATATTGAAAAAATTGAACCAAACCAAGAATGTCAAATTACAATTGATGCCTATCCAAATTTTAATTATGCGGGATACGTTGCTAAAATTGTACCCACTGCAGATAGAGGAAAAGCAACTGTTATGGTTAAAGTTGGATTCAAAAATTATGATAGAAAAGTTCTACCGGAAATGAGTGCAAAAGTTTTATTCTTGCGTGAAGCAATGCAAAATGAAATTGTTGAAGAAAAACCAAGTTTGGTAATTCTTAAATCAGCAATGAGAAATGAGAATGATCAAAATGTAGTTTTTAAAATAAAAGATAATAAAGCATACAAGGTAAACGTTAATACTGGTAAGGATTTTAACGAATTTATAGAAATTTTAAGCGGTGTAGAAGTTGGTGAAGAAATCATTGATAATCTCAATGAAAATATTAAGGAAGGAATAAAAGTAAAAATTAATAAATAA
- a CDS encoding Fic family protein produces MTDKKELEILEYIKNGIEISSKDIFEGIQTKISYATVKRILAKLIDEKFLIKEGKGKSTKYLISPTYELLFPIDIEKYYEKDIDERNIKESFNLRLIPETLKDTCILTTDEFKQLELLQNKFEQNIAQLSKIEYKKELERLAIDLSWKSSQIEGNTYSLLETERLLKEKETASGKSKEEAVMLLNHKDAIDFIIENPDYLIPISVSKIEDIHSILIKELGVDKNIRKRRVGISGTNYRPLDNEFQISEALLSMCELVNNKENVFEKALLVLVLISYIQPFVDGNKRTARIVSNSVLMNYKYCPISFRTVDSVEYKKAMLLFYEQNNISSNKEIFINQFKFAVNTYF; encoded by the coding sequence ATGACTGATAAAAAAGAATTAGAAATACTTGAATACATTAAAAATGGAATCGAAATTTCTTCTAAAGATATTTTTGAAGGAATTCAGACAAAAATAAGTTATGCAACAGTTAAAAGAATACTTGCTAAACTAATTGATGAAAAATTTTTAATAAAAGAGGGAAAAGGCAAATCTACCAAATATTTAATATCACCGACCTATGAACTTTTATTTCCAATAGACATTGAGAAATATTATGAAAAAGATATTGATGAAAGGAATATAAAGGAAAGTTTTAATTTACGTCTTATACCGGAAACTCTAAAAGATACTTGCATATTAACAACTGATGAATTTAAACAATTAGAATTGCTGCAAAACAAGTTCGAACAAAACATAGCTCAACTTTCAAAAATAGAATATAAAAAAGAACTTGAAAGGCTTGCAATTGACTTAAGCTGGAAATCATCTCAAATAGAGGGTAATACTTACTCACTTTTAGAAACAGAAAGACTTCTCAAGGAAAAAGAAACAGCTTCGGGTAAATCTAAGGAAGAAGCAGTAATGCTTCTAAACCATAAAGATGCAATTGATTTTATTATTGAAAATCCTGATTACTTAATTCCAATATCAGTCTCTAAAATTGAAGATATTCACAGTATATTAATAAAAGAACTTGGTGTTGATAAAAATATTCGAAAAAGACGTGTTGGAATTTCCGGGACAAATTATAGACCGTTAGACAATGAATTCCAGATTTCTGAAGCTCTATTAAGTATGTGCGAACTAGTGAATAATAAAGAAAATGTTTTTGAAAAAGCTTTGCTGGTTTTAGTTTTAATATCTTACATCCAACCATTTGTTGATGGAAATAAAAGGACTGCCAGAATTGTTAGTAATTCAGTTTTGATGAATTATAAATATTGTCCCATTTCTTTTAGAACAGTTGATTCTGTTGAATATAAAAAGGCTATGCTTTTATTTTATGAACAAAATAATATTTCGAGTAATAAAGAAATCTTTATTAACCAATTCAAATTTGCTGTAAATACTTACTTCTAG
- a CDS encoding DUF3037 domain-containing protein, with protein MKTYEFSILRYLHDQVTGEFINVGVILYSKEEKSLQAKFIENAKRLSDFFHGIDGRRIKNLIQGLNTTIIKIDKKLKSELNLDGLDSLEKICNYILPKDDSALYFSETKFGRSIELQNALENLSNKIIRKYEFNNDKKSFSDEEVWQQVYKKYFDENLITEKLNEEFISTENDSFHFNLCWTNGKLNIYKPISFDYVEQDRLKNKIYRWDGILRELITSEKIISLNFLTKYPSNKLEYNISKLIKEKLLIDADKIQTKIIYESDIKNFISDLKEEIISHK; from the coding sequence ATGAAAACATACGAGTTTTCAATATTACGGTATTTACATGACCAAGTTACTGGTGAATTTATAAATGTTGGTGTAATTTTATATTCAAAAGAAGAAAAGTCATTACAAGCAAAGTTTATTGAAAATGCAAAACGACTTTCAGACTTTTTTCATGGTATAGATGGCCGCAGGATAAAAAATCTAATACAAGGTTTAAACACGACAATAATAAAAATTGATAAAAAATTAAAAAGTGAATTAAATTTAGATGGATTAGATAGTCTTGAAAAAATTTGTAATTATATTTTGCCAAAAGATGACTCAGCTCTTTATTTCAGTGAAACTAAATTTGGTAGATCGATAGAATTACAAAATGCATTGGAGAATTTATCTAATAAAATAATTCGAAAATATGAATTTAACAATGATAAAAAATCATTTTCAGATGAAGAAGTTTGGCAGCAAGTTTATAAAAAGTATTTTGATGAAAATCTCATTACAGAAAAATTAAATGAAGAATTTATCTCTACTGAAAATGATTCCTTTCATTTTAACCTTTGTTGGACCAATGGTAAATTAAATATTTACAAACCAATATCATTCGATTATGTTGAACAAGATAGATTAAAAAATAAAATTTATCGATGGGATGGAATTTTAAGAGAGCTTATTACTTCGGAAAAAATAATATCATTAAATTTTTTAACTAAATATCCATCAAATAAACTAGAGTATAATATTTCCAAACTGATAAAAGAAAAATTATTAATTGATGCTGATAAAATTCAAACAAAAATTATTTATGAAAGTGATATAAAAAATTTTATTTCAGATTTAAAAGAAGAAATTATCTCACATAAATAA
- a CDS encoding helix-turn-helix domain-containing protein, which translates to MSSFIKYKKLLNQAEIARQIGISKSYLNQIILGTKKSEKYEKEIEKIIKELAMKQSTK; encoded by the coding sequence ATGTCATCTTTTATTAAATACAAAAAATTGCTAAACCAAGCTGAAATAGCTAGACAAATAGGCATTTCAAAATCTTATCTAAACCAAATCATACTTGGTACAAAAAAAAGTGAAAAGTATGAAAAAGAAATTGAAAAAATTATTAAAGAACTAGCAATGAAACAAAGTACGAAATAG
- a CDS encoding T9SS type A sorting domain-containing protein: MVDLGRNDISDQGNNTIRNNDNGNFQVYNNTGYTVNAYNNIWDYQTALEIDAHIYDNEEGSMGEVYFDPWITENPINHPPIANAGDAQTVHAGSIVNLDGSYSLDSDGNYPLTYLWEIVSKPQTSLAILSDPTTVSPTFTVDQPGNYIIELVVADNLGLSSEPAQVQISTINSPPVSDAGPDQAVLIIGSIIQLDGTQSWDDDGDPITYYWNIIEKPAGSNAVLNNQNISTPEFIVDVYGEYKIELIVNDSWTSSNSDQIVISFNNVKPLADAGNNQSYLTTEIVYLDGSSSSDENNDILNYIWSIASKPEGSESLIDAQNIINPTFVPDMVGEYVITLIVNDGELESDPSSITVSVLSRLTVVSETLQEGIQTINQLPLESLKNSNMANTLTNKLNTILLKVDQGNYVDAENQLTNDLLKKTDGCANSGTPDKNDWITDCESQNQIYTLIIQSIDLLNDLINGLAKQIANEAKIVPKTFYLYQNYPNPFNPSTSIKYDLPKSTNVRIVIYNQLGKEIETIINKNQNAGGYTIEYSGINLSSGIYFYRITAGEFRDTKKLIFLK, translated from the coding sequence TTGGTAGATCTTGGTAGAAATGATATCTCCGATCAAGGCAATAACACAATTCGTAATAATGATAATGGCAATTTTCAAGTTTATAATAATACAGGATACACCGTAAATGCATATAATAATATTTGGGATTATCAAACAGCATTAGAAATTGATGCTCATATATATGATAATGAGGAAGGAAGTATGGGTGAAGTTTATTTTGATCCTTGGATAACTGAAAATCCTATAAATCATCCACCAATAGCAAATGCAGGAGATGCTCAAACAGTACATGCAGGAAGTATTGTAAATCTTGATGGAAGTTACAGTTTAGATTCAGACGGGAATTATCCGTTAACCTATTTATGGGAAATAGTATCAAAACCACAAACCAGTTTAGCGATATTATCTGATCCTACAACAGTTAGCCCTACCTTTACTGTGGATCAACCTGGTAATTATATCATTGAACTTGTTGTGGCAGATAATCTTGGTTTGAGTAGTGAACCTGCTCAAGTACAAATTAGTACTATTAATTCACCACCTGTTTCTGATGCTGGCCCAGATCAAGCTGTTCTGATCATTGGTTCTATTATACAGTTAGATGGGACTCAAAGTTGGGATGATGATGGAGATCCAATAACATATTACTGGAATATTATAGAAAAACCAGCTGGGAGCAATGCCGTTCTTAATAATCAAAATATATCTACTCCTGAATTTATTGTTGATGTGTATGGCGAATATAAGATAGAACTTATCGTCAATGATTCATGGACTTCCAGTAATTCTGATCAAATTGTAATAAGCTTTAATAATGTGAAACCACTAGCCGATGCTGGTAATAACCAATCATACTTAACAACTGAAATTGTGTATTTAGATGGGAGTTCAAGCTCCGATGAGAATAATGATATCCTTAATTATATTTGGTCTATTGCGTCAAAACCGGAGGGAAGTGAAAGCTTAATCGATGCACAAAATATTATTAACCCAACTTTTGTACCAGATATGGTTGGAGAATATGTAATTACATTAATTGTTAACGATGGTGAGTTGGAAAGTGATCCTTCTAGTATTACTGTATCCGTTTTATCAAGGTTAACAGTAGTAAGTGAAACTTTACAGGAAGGAATACAAACCATTAATCAATTGCCACTTGAAAGTCTAAAGAATTCGAATATGGCAAATACTCTAACAAATAAATTAAATACAATTCTGCTGAAAGTTGATCAGGGCAATTATGTTGATGCTGAAAATCAACTTACAAATGATCTACTGAAAAAAACTGATGGATGTGCTAATTCCGGCACTCCAGATAAAAATGACTGGATTACTGACTGCGAGAGTCAAAATCAAATTTATACTTTAATAATACAAAGCATTGACTTACTTAACGATCTAATTAATGGACTAGCAAAACAGATAGCAAATGAGGCTAAAATTGTACCTAAGACTTTTTATTTATATCAAAATTATCCGAACCCATTTAATCCAAGTACTTCAATTAAATATGATTTGCCAAAATCAACAAATGTTAGAATTGTAATTTATAATCAACTTGGTAAGGAAATAGAAACAATAATTAACAAGAATCAAAATGCTGGAGGTTATACTATCGAATATTCTGGAATAAATTTATCAAGTGGAATTTATTTCTATAGAATAACTGCAGGTGAATTTAGAGATACTAAAAAGTTAATATTTTTAAAGTAG